The window TGACGTTCGTGGGTAGCTATTTATCGTTTATCGTAGTCGTGGTGCCCGTCACCCTCACTGCCGGCGGTTCTGAAAGAGACAGACCGTTCCACCCTGCTTTGCCGCGAGTAGCTCGAAACCGGCCTCCTTGAGCATCTGTTTTGCAGGTCCGATAGATTCCGCTCCGTGCGTGTGGAACTCGATGAGGATGTAGGCACAGTGGGACGCGAGGTCGTCTATCTCGTGTTCTACGAGCTCGTACTCCGCTCCCTCGACGTCAGCAACGAGGACGAACCCGTCGAGGTCCCACCGGTCGATCGCATCGCGGAGCGACAGCGCAGGGATGTCGACCGCTTTCCCGTCCGTTCGCTGGACGCTGCTCGCGAGGAAGTTCTCCACGATCGTGAATGAGACCTCCTCGTCGGTTGCCGCGTATGCGGCGTGACAGATCTCGAAATCCGCGTCGTTGAGTCCCCTGTTCCGCTCTAGTGTGGACAATAGCCGTGGATTGGCCTCGACAACGTACTGCTGACTGCTGGCCGAGAGATGCGCGTCGAGATAGCACGAGATGAAGCCGATCGACGCACCGAGTTCCAGCACGTCGCGATCCTCGGGGACGAACTCGTCGATCAGTTCTCGTTCTGGCTCCTCGTAGGTTTCGTAGACGAAAGACGCCTTCTGGGTCCTGTCTATCTGATCGGACGAGAGATCAAGCGTGATGCCGTAGTACTCGACTCGGTTCCCACCCATCTCGATTTGCAGTCCGTACAGACGTTTTTCAGTGAACACTCGGACGTTTCGCCAGACGCTTCGGAGCAGAGGGACGGCCCCGTCTTCGTTGTACTTCTGGCGGATGTTTCGTAATACGTTCTTCATTCAGGTGGGGTTAGTGTCAGGTACTCTTGGGTCATATACAAAGGCTGTGCTACCAGCGACAGTCAGTTCAAGAATTCGTCGTCGGTGGGGTTCTTCTTCCGTAGTTCGAACTGCGCGAGGATGAACCCGATAATTAGCCACATTGGTTTCCAGGCGAGGACGTCGACGGCGACTCCTTGGACGAGTACACCGACAACCCCCGCACCGAGGACTCCGAACCGGATGCGTTCCCGGCGTTCGAGGTCTTCGTAGCCCCGATAACCATTCACGACCAGGCGACAGAGATGCAGTATCCAGGCCGTCAGCAGTGCTACGCCGACGGCACCGAGCTGTGCGAGAACGGAGATGTAAAGACCGTGGGGGCCACGACGGAGGAAAAGCGGGGGATGGTTGGCGGCGTACTCCGGAAACGTGCCGAATCCGTAACCGAACAACGGTCGTTCGACGAACATCCGTAATCCAGTCCGGTAGAGTCCGAGTCTTATGGAGATGGACCGTGCGGATGAATTCCCATCCGGGTCGAGGATGTAGACCAATCGCCCGAAACGTTCGAGGTAATACGCCGGGTCCCCCATCTTGAACACGGCGACGACGATGGCACCGACGCCAACGACGCCGAGAATCAGTCGCCGCGGCGCGAGTGTGGGTAAGCCATCATCGTACAGGAAGACCGCTACTGAACAACACAGCACCGCGGCAAGAACGAGATAAGCGCCCCGCGAGCCGCTCACGATCACACCTGCGATGAGGGGAATCGAAAGACCTAGGAGCCCGTACCTTCTACGGTCATGGGTTATGTCTATTGAGAGAGCCAGTAGGAGGACGAACCCAACGACGAGAGAGAAACCCATGAGATTCTCGTTGATGTTGAGCACAGTTCCGCGAGAGTTCTCCGCGTGGAGCGTAAGGATCGCAGAGATGACAGCGGCTGCAACGGCGTAACTCAACAATACATTCAGGTCACGACGGCGTCTCACGAAGATGGCGACGAAGGAAGCGAATGCGATCTTCCGGAGGTAGCCTGAAGAGATAGCTGCGCCGTATCCCGAGTAGAAGGGCTCTGTTCTCAGAACAGCGAACGCTATGAACGGAAGAAACGTGACGATGACGAACATCGTCTGTTTTCGGATACGTACCTTCGTAGTGCTCTGAGTTGCCTGGCGGAGCGTGTCGGTAACCAGCAGCAACCCGGCCAGTAGTGATAGCGGTTCACTTAGTGAGACGCCCGGGAACAGGTACAGCACGTCGAAGATCATAGAGAAGACCGCGAGTCCGAGTACGTGGATTCCGAGCCACCTGATTAATGACATCTGGATCGAACACCCCTCGTGGCTCTCTCGACCTCCCGCTCATCCTCGTGATATTTTGGTAGCCAAGTTCGTCTCATCGTCCGCCTTCCCGTCCTGAGACTGCTGACAGTATTCGTGTGCCGATACGACGTGGAATGAGGGCTAGAAGAAGGTGACGATACGATTCACCATCGTCGGGCGCCAATCTGAGAGCTAATATCCCGGACCGGATTGCATCGATTCGGTGGCCATGCTCGACGTACGCGCGGACCATCCGCCGGTGGTACGCGGCGCGTTCGTCTGAATCGAGGTGAGAAAACACCGCACGAATCCCGTCCTCCTTTGCGATCGATTTGAGTCGCGTTTTCGTGTCCTCGGGTGCACGCGCGATGAGCGAGTAGCCGATTTTCTCTCGTCGTTCGTCCAGTAGAACGAGACCGCTGCTCCGACGTAGTTCGTATAGCGTCTCGTCCATCCCGTCGATGCAGTAGCCACGCCGTGTGAGGCGGACCCAGAGTTCGTAGTCCTGTCGATACCTGAAGAACGGATCGTAGCCCCCGCTGTCCCGGATTGCGGCTTTACGGGCCATAATAGAGCCGTGAACGATTGGATTGTATCGGTCGAGTTTCTCCGCCGGATTCGCGGGTGCCGCGAACCCCCCGAGGACGTCACCGGAATCGGAGATCACGTTCACGCCAGCAGCAACCACGTCGGTCTCTGGATTCGCTCGAAGGTATTCAACCTGCGAACGTAACCGTCCGGGAAGCGACCTGTCGTCGGCGTCTTGTCGAGCCACAAAGCGGCCGTTTGCAGCGTCCAAAGCTGTATTCAACGCCGAAGCGAGGCCTCGGTTCTCATCGTGTTCGAGGATTTCCACGTCTTGACGGTCCTCATAGGTCGCGAGGACGTTCGCGGAGTCGTCCGTCGAACCATCGTCCACCACTATCAATTCAAACGAGGCACCCTCTTGGCCTATAACGCTCTCTATAGCCGTCTCTAGATGAGCCGAGTCATTGTAAACGGGTAGTAGCACCGAGATATCGTAGTCGTTCATGAATCTCTCCGGCCAACCATCTCGATAAGGTTGTAAAGAGAGTCTTGATTTAATTCCCTGTCGTTTTTCAACCTTGTCCAACGAACCCGCGCCTGCCCATAGATACAAGTGGTCTTCATTAGACTGCTTCAAAATGTACACGAGCAAAGATGAGCGATCGAACATCAGGGTGCGTGTCGATGGAGGACGAGTGATTCGGGTCCTCAACAGCGTTACCGATCCCAGAATGGGTGGTCCCCAACGACGGTCGCTGCAGGTCGCCGGTAGCCTCAGAAAGCGCGACATCGAGACGGAGTTTCTGATCCCGGAGGGGGACGACGCTTTCGACGAGGTGGCGGCCGAGGAGGGGTTCACTACTCACCGATTACCCCTCCCGCGGCCCCGTTCACCGCCGAACCTCCGGGCCAATAGCCGGTTCGTTCTCTCGTTCCGGAGGACGGTGACTCGTATCGGATCCCTGATTGACACTCGGGACTACGATGTGGTCCACGCCAATATGCCAGTAAATTTCCAGACCGCACTAGCGGCAGTAAGGTCGGATACGCCGCTTGCTTGGCACTTCAACGACACGCTCACACCGACTCCCATCAAACAAATCGCAGCGTACGCGGGGGGCCGTTGGGCGGACGAAATCGTCGTCGCGGCTGACGCCGTACACGACTATTACTTCGATGAAGCGACTCCGTCACGGACGATATACGCGCCGGTCGACCTGGACACCTTCGATCCCGATCGAATTGATATCGACGAAACCGCGCTCCGGTCAAATCTGGGAATCAAACCTGACCTGACTATCGTCGGGACGGTCGGGAATCTCAACCCGATCAAGGGACACGAGTATCTCCTCCGTGCAATCGCCACTCTTGACGAGAGGGAATACGAGGTTGCGGTGCCGATAGTAGGTGCCGAACTCGCAACGAGGCGTCAGTACCTGGAAAGGCTCCGGTCGCTTCGTGACTCGCTGGGTCTTAGTGAGACGGTGCGATTCCTGGGGTTCCGTTCCGATATACCTCAACTCCTCTCACTGTTCGACGTCTTTGTGCTTCCGTCAGTCGCTGAGGCTTGCCCAATAGTCGTCCTCGAAGCGATGGCGATGCAATGTCCGGTGGTTGCAACGGCTGTCGGTGGCGTCCCAGAACAACTTCCTGATGCGGACCACGGCTGGGTAGTGCCACCGGAGGACGACGACGCCCTCGCGGATGCAATAGGTGAGGCATTAAACGAACCAAATGAGCGCCGGCGGCGAGCCGCCAACGCGTATGAACGTGTAGTGTCAGAGTTCTCTCTGACGGCTTGCGTCGACCGACACGAGGACCTGTACAGTTCACTCGTCTCCGAGGCCTGATCGGTTCTTATTCCCTCTTCTTGAGTGTAGCCTGCATCACGGAGATACTGGGTCACGTATTTATTAAACGACCCGTCCGGCTACTCAATGAACTGTATTGCATCCTACGGTTGGTCCAAGACGATTGCCTCAGGCGTTAAGACGGTGGTCCGATAGACTACGTTGACCGTGTAGATGGTCCCGACCTCATCGAATGCATCATTTTCCCAGAAGTGGGCGCAGGTATATAGTGGCGTGTCAAAGTCGATATACGAGGTGGGATGGCCAGCGCAACTGACTGCTCCCACCACCATCGAACAGAGTCTCGTTGGTTCCTGACGGTACCGACGATTGAGCGGAGCCCGCGTTCCGAGGTTATCTCGACGGCATAGAACTCATACCCTTAGAAACCCTTTCTTAGCCATCCGTTATCTCGGGTTCATAAATCTGAAACGCTAGTCTCAGGTGGTTGGCATCCCGCTGTACTTCACGCTCCGGGAGGCCGACGCGGATCTCGCCGGCGGCCTCTTCGTCGCCCTCATTAGCGCGCTGCTCGTCGTCACGGGCCTCCTGCAGCGGGCCTCCGAGGCGGTCGACGCTTCGCAGGAACCCAGCGACGAGCACGGTCATTCCTCGATACTGCAGGCGATGACCAGATTGCGAACGGGCGAAATCCCCTTGGGGCCGCAGCGGGGGCGTTGTATCTCGTCGCTCTCGCCCGACCATGGATAGACGAGATGTCTTTACCCCACAACCGGACAGTATTGACGAACTCAAATCGAGGACACGGCGTGCTTACAAGGAATTAATGCAGGTCACACTCGAACGGAGTGGCGGTCAGTATAATGTTTATTCTGAGTCCGGGAACACCTACACCGTCGACATCGTCGAAGATCCCTGCACCTGCGCGGATTATCATGAAAACGACCCGAAGAATGGGTACAAACATCGACGTCGCGTCGGGATGGAGATTCGGGCAAAGCGCATTCCGACACCGGATGGTCGGATTCCCGAGCGAGTCGCCTCTGACGGCGACGTGACCGCTGGATCTTAGGTCCAGGATCAAAACGCTATCGACCGGATTCGCGGTCCAATCTCTGAATTCGACGCCTATGGTGAGTGGACTGGCGAGGAGTATTACCGCTGTCGAGCCTGTAGCGCCGAAGCGATGCGAAAACGAGACCTCAAAGACTGCTGTGAGGCAACTAAGAACTGATTCCGTGAGCGAGTCGAGGCGAAGTCGTAGGGACGCTGCCGGGTTCGGCGATCTGAGACGCCTCGACAGCCCCTTGATGTACGATCTGCGACGCGTATCTCTTCCGAAGGGTGACGTCGACCACGAACACAACTGGTATATAAATGCCGCAACCACTCCGGACAAATGGAACTCATCGACGAGCAAGGTCGCCTCTTCGGGCGAGTCAACATCGTCGACGTGCTGGTCGTCGTCTTCGCGCTGGCCATCGTTGTCGCTGGCGCTGCGCTAGTGTTCGGCGGTACTGACAACCGTGACAGCACCAGGGATGCCGAAGCCCCGGAGAAGCAAACGCTCCACGTCACGGCGGTAGCCACCGGCAACGCAGCGGTGCAGTTCGACCCCACCGAGATCGACGTCGATGGCACATCAGCCAGCATCACGGACGTTCACCGAACGCCGGCCCAACGCGTCTATTTCCGCATCGCGTTAGACGGCGTCGAAACCGAGGAAGGATTCCGGTTCGGGGGCAACAGCGTTCGAGTCGGTGACCGATTCACGATTTCCGACAACACCACTAGGACAGCCGCGTTCATTATCGAACGCGGTACGTCCTCGTCCTTCGACAACCGAACGACGACCGCCACCCTCGCAGCCACAATCCGAACCCCGGTCGCCGACGCGATCTCCGAAGGCGACCAGCAGTTTGTCGGTGACATGCCAGTCGCCACGATTACCGGTGTCGACCGAACTGCCGTCAACGAAACCCATACGCGTCTCCGGGTCAGAGTCGACTTCGAAACCCGCGTCGTCGAGGGAACGCCCTACTACGGGGGCGCGCCGATACGGCTTGGTCAGACCATTCACGTCAGAACGTCCGATTACGAATTCGAAGCCGACGTCATCGAACGAGAGTAATGTCCCAATCTAACGATATCGAAGCGCTCCGGGACCGAATCAACGAAGCGGCCGACAATTCCCGGTTCGTCAGGATCATCCGTCGCGTCGAGTCGACGCTAACACGATGGACCCGCAACTCGCATATCGTCCAATGGTTCCTAGCTGAACCGGACCCGGAGGTCATCGTCATAGACCTGCGGGAAACCTACACTATCGGGCCGATTATTCGCGTTCTGGACTGGGCGACCGACCGTAGCAATCAACTGGCTGAACGTACGGGCCTCAGCGCAGTCGCCGAAAGAACCACCCGGCGAATCGAGTCCGAACCCCTCTATCTTACGGGCTGGTTTCTGTTTACGTGCGCACTCGGCGGACTGCTCGCCAGCATCGTATCGGGGAACCTCTCGGGCGGCTGGCTCCTCCTCTCAGGTATAGCGCTACTGCTCACCCGAGAACGACGGTCGGCCTCAGAACTCACGGAAACACGAATCGGTCGCGCGCTAATTGCAGCCTTCGAACCGCCCGAGCCACCGGAAAAAGACGAGTAATTACTCTACAGTAACACTCTTCGCCAGATTTCGTGGCTTGTCTATCGACCTTCCTAACTCAGCAGCGGTGTGATACGACACTAACTGCAACTGCACGTTCGCCAGCACCGCCGCCGCTCGCGGGTGCGTCTCCGGAATCTCTAACACGTAATCGGCGTACCGCTCCACATCGCTCTGCCCATCTGTCACCGCAACCACCGGCGCATCCCGCGCTTCAACCTCCTTTACGTTACCAACGGTCTTCCGAGCTAGCTCGCCGTCGCCGATTACCGTCGCGAAGATTGGCGTCTTCGAGGTCACCAACGCCAGCGGGCCGTGCTTCAACTCCCCTGCAGCGAAGCCTTCAGCGTGCTTGTACGTGATTTCCTTCATCTTCAACGCCCCCTCCAGCGCGACGGGGTAGTTGTGGTCCCGACCGATGAAGAAGTAGGCGTCGCTGTCCAGCAGTTCCTTGGCGACGGTCTCCGCATCGGACGTATCGAGCACCTCTTGAACGTCACTTGGCAGGTCCCGAAGCGCAGCGATGACGTCCCGGTCTGCTTCCCCATCAGTCGTCACCAGCGTCAGCAGGTTCAGCGCGACCTGCTGGCCGGCGAAGGTCTTGGTCGCCGCGACGCCGATCTCCGGTCCCGACCGGATGTAGCAGACGTGGTCACATTCGCGAGCCATCGTCGAGCCGACGGTGTTGGTGAGCGCAAGCGTCTCGGCGCCACGCCGACGCGCGGCGCGCGTCGCCGCTAACGTGTCTGCCGTCTCTCCGCTCTGAGAGACGCCGACAACGAGGGCGTCCTCTGCCGGCGGTGACGAGGTTGCGTATTCGTGGGAGAAGAATGCTTGCGCGGGGACGCCCTCGGCTTGCAGCAACTGCGCACCATATACAGCAGCGTGATAGCTCGTCCCCGCCGCCACGAGGTGCACGCGATTCAGCGAGAGGTCACCCAACTCTTCGAGCGTTACCTCCCCGGCGAGTTCGTCGACCCGGCCCTGGAGGCACTGCCGGAGCGCTCGCGGCTGTTCGTGAATCTCCTTGAGCATGAAGTGGTCGTAGCCGCTCTTGCCCGTGTCCTCGGCGTCCCACTCGACGGTCTCGATGGATTTGTCGACGGGCGTCCCGTCGAGCGTCGAGACGCTCCAGCCGTCGGCGGTCAGACGCGCAATTTCGCCGTCTTCGAGATAGACGACCTTGTCGGTGAACTCTCGGAATGCGGGGACGTCGCTAGCGAGGTAGGTCGCGTCGTCGTCGATGCCGAGAACGAGTGGCGAATCGTTGCGTGCGACGAAGACCGTCTCGGTCCCCTTGATGACACAGGCGATGGCGAAACTGCCCTCCAGTCGCTCGATTGTACGTCGGAAGGCGGCCTCAGCGTCCAGCCCCGAGTCGAGCCCAGCCTCGACCAGATGCGGGACGACTTCCGTGTCCGTTTCGCTGTCGAAGGTGTGACCTTCCTCGGTGAGTTCGTCTCGTAGCTTCTGGTAGTTCTCGATGATGCCGTTATGCACGACGGCGACACGCTCGGTACAGTCTTGGTGCGGGTGCGCGTTGGCGTCCGTCGGCGGGCCGTGGGTGCTCCAGCGCGTATGGCCGATACCGACCGTCCCGGAGACGGTACGGGTTTCCAGTTCTTCTCGAAGCGCGTCGAGTTCGCCGGCCTTCTTGACGACGTCGAGACCACCATCACCGACGAGTGCGACACCCGCCGAATCGTAGCCACGATACTCCAACTTCGAGAGGCCGTGCATCAGCGTATCCAGCGTGTCATCACAGCCGACACAGCCGATGATGCCGCACATCAGCGGACCACCTCGACGCCGTTCTCGATCCAGCCGGAGATGGTCGCACCGCCGCCGACCGTCGCGTCCGCACCGACGAGCGTTCCGGGCGCGAAAGTGACGCCGCCGCCGACGTCAACGCGGTCGGCCAGCACCGCACCGAGTCGCTGCTCCTCGAAGACCGAGGTACCGACCCGGACGTCCGCGGTCCCGCCGGAGACGACGGTTCCGGCGCCGATCGTGACGCTCTGGCCGGCGACACAATCGATTAGCGTCGTCCCTGGCCCAACGCGGGTGTCGGAATCCAGGAGTGTGTCCTCGACGGTGGCGTTCGAGCCGATAGTCGCGTTTCGACCCACAGCGACGTACGGTCCAAGAACGGCCCCCGCGGCGATTTCTGCGTCCGGGCCAACCACGACCGGCCCCTGTAGTGTCGCGTCCTCGTGGACGTGAGCGCTCTCGGCGACCCAGACATCCGGCTTTTCCTCCTGTTCCGGAAGGCCGACTCGGCCTTCAGCGAGGAGCTTTCGGGTCAGATACAGCAGGTCCCACGGGTAGGTGGCGTCGACCCAGAGGCCATCTGTCCGGGCTGCTAGCACCTCGCCGTCGTCCATCAGCGTCCCGATGACGTCGGGCAGATGGAGTTCGCCTTCGCGTCGCGGCGTCCGTTCGATCGCGTCGAAGACGTCGGTGTCGAAGGCGTAGACGCCGGCGTTGATAAGCCGGTATTCGTCGGACTCCGGTTTCTCGACCAGCTCAACGAGTCGGTCGCCGTCGACTTCGACGGCGCCGTACTCGGAGGGCGTCGGATGTTCGAGCACCGCGACGGCCGGCCGGCCATCGAAGGTATCGAGCGTGTCCGTGACGATTCCTTCGTCGATGGTTCGGTCGCCGTTGACGACCAGAATCGGCTCGTCGACTTCATCAGCGGCCTGCTGGAGGGCGTGGCCACTGCCGAGTTGTTTCTCTTGGTGGGCGTAGGTAATCGGCACGTCGCGGTAGGCGTGGCCGAAGTGTTCCTGTACGCGTTCGCGCTGATAGCCGACGACGAGACAGAGCCGCTCGATACCGGCCTCGACGAGGACGTCGAGGACGTGTTCGAGGATCGGCCGGTCGGCCGCCGGCAGCATCGTCTTCGGGCGGTTGTGCGTCAGAGGACGAAGCCGAGTCCCTTCCCCTGCCGCGAGAACGACCCCTGTTGAAACGTCCATAATCACTCGGTTGACCTGCCGCCGAATCAAAGTATCGGCAGGCGGTGGGACGCTTGACGATTATCGACCGCCGCCCCGAGGCGTAGCTATTTGTATCTCCCTCCACCCCTCTGGAATATGGATCACGCGGAAGCATCGCAGGTGTGTGGGGAGGTTCTCGACGAGGTCGAACGAACCGTCATCGGGGACCGCAACTTCTTCGAAACCGTGCTGACGGCAGTGCTGGCCGACGGCCACGCGCTGCTGGAGGACGTGCCGGGGACCGGCAAGACGCTGACCGCGCGAACGCTGTCGACCGCGCTCGGACTGGAGTTCAATCGCATCCAGTTCACGCCGGACCTTCTGCCGGCGGACATCACCGGAACACACGTCTTCAACGAGAAGGACCGAGAGTTCGAGTTCTCGGAGGGCCCCATCTTCGCCAACGTCGTGCTCGCGGACGAAATCAACCGCGCGCCGCCGAAAACCCAGGCCGCGCTGCTCGAAGCGATGGAGGAAGAACAGGTCACCGTCGATGGCGAAACCCACGAGTTGCCGTCGCCGTTCTTCGTCCTCGCCACGCAGAATCCCGTCGAACAGGAGGGGACCTTCCAGTTGCCCGAAGCGCAGGTCGACCGCTTCACGGTCAAGACGTCGATGGGGTATCCGGACCGCGACGGCGAACTCGAACTCATCAATCGGCGTGCCGACCGAACCGCCAAGGCCCCCGTCGCCGAGGCGATGGTCGACCGCGAGACTGTCGTGGACTTTCAGGCCGTCCCCGAAACTGTCGACGTCCAGCAGAACGTTCGGGAGTACATCGTCGACCTCGGTCGCGAGACGCGGCAGGACAGTCGGGTCGATGTCGGCGTCTCCCCACGTGGCGTCCAGCGTTTCTTCGAGGCCTCCCGTGCGCGAGCGGTGCTTTCGGGGCGCTCGTTCGTCGCCCCCGACGACGTACAGGCTGTCGTCCAGCCTGTGTTGGCCCACCGGCTCGTCCTGACGGGAGAGGCACAAGTTCGGGATACCGAGAAATCGGAGATCATCGAGGACGTCCTCGACCGGGTCGCCGTCCCGGAGATGGACGAGTAACGTCATGGCAACGGTTCGCCGCGGTGGCCGATACCGTATCAGTCCAGATGCTGGAGTTCCCCACGCCGTTCACGATGCATGATACCGCCCGCGAACCGCCGAAGCTTGGCGACGAGTTCGGCCTCGGTCTCGTAGGTTTCGACCCGCAAATCCCATCGAACTGATGCAGATCGAATCATCGCACTAGTCACGTCGTCTTCATGCATGAAAATCAGCCGTTCGCCATGTGTGTCTGCGATATTTTCGAGGATGCTACCTGCCTCTTCACCCACGCCGAAATTGTGGCCGAGAAAGGGAACGACGAATGCAGTTGCATTACTACACTGCGCGTACTCGATACTTTGTGTTACGGCATCCACGTCGTCGGTTTCGATGTCGATATCGAGTGCGAGAAACGCATTCACGCCGGGGTTGGTTCGGAGTTCTCCTTGCACCCGCCGCAGGAGCGCCTGTGCGGCGTTGATGTCGTCTTTGTTCCGAAATAGTCGGCGTAACGGCCCAGGGAGGTCGTCGATCTCTATCTCGTTGCGTTCCTCTTCGCTGAGTACGTAATTGAGGTTGAACGATTTATATGGCCCCATTAGGTAGAAGAGGAAACGGTCATACGTTACGTCCCCAAGGCGGCTGGTGATCACATCGCGTGTAATCTCTACAGTCATAACTCTCGGTACTCGGCTATGGTATTTAAAAAACGGTGTTTTTGAGAAATATTGGCTTGACAACGACTAAGGATCCACGACTCCTCGATTTATACACGATGGCTACCGATCAAACTCGGCCTCTCGGTGGGGAACCTCCGGATGACCCGGAAGACCTGCTTCCCGAGGAGAGTGTTCTTAGTCTGGACGAGTACCTCGCGATGCATGCCGCGGTCGGCCACCGAACCCGTTACGAGATCCTCTATCGCCTCGTCCATAGTGGAGAGATGAGTCCGAAAGAACTCGAAGACGAAATCGAAATCGACGATAGCACACTCCACTACCACCTCAACGAGCTCGTCGATGTCGGCCTCGTTGAAAAGCGACAGCGAACGGAACGGGGCCAAGATGGTCTGTACACGTACTATCGGGCGACCGTATTCGGCGAGGTGACACTCACAGACGGTGTCGATGAGTTAATCCGCGGCGAACAGGCGTTCGAAGAGATGTATAACAGTTCAACTAAAGAATAGAAATCATCTCAGCGGAGTGTATCTACTCACTCCCGAATCTCGAACCGGGCGCCGCCGAGTTCTTCGGCATCCACAATCTCGATGCTCCAGCCGTGGGCGTCGACGACGCCGGCGACGCTCGCCATCCCCATGCCGGTGCCGCCGGGCTTGGTCGAAAAGCCGGGCGTGAAGACGTTTTCGCGGTCCTCGGGCGGGATGCCGGGACCGTCGTCTTCGACGTAAAAGCCGTCGTCAAGGGCGCCGATTCGAATCTTTGTTCCGGCGTTGCCACGTCCGACGGTATCCTTCTGACCCTGCGAAGCGGCGTCCGTGGTGCTATGCTCGACGGCGTTCGAAAGCAGGTTCTGCAGGAGTCGGCGCACGGCATCCGGGTCGCCCTCGACTTCGGGCGAATCGACCGTCTCAAGCCGTGTTCCCTCGGGCGCGTTGACCCGCTCCCATGCCTCCTCGGCGACTGCCGCTACGTCGACTGGTTCGGTTTCGCCGACGACTTCGCCCGTTCGGAGCATCTCGGCGAGGTCCTCCCG of the Natronomonas halophila genome contains:
- a CDS encoding DUF7509 family protein encodes the protein MTVEITRDVITSRLGDVTYDRFLFYLMGPYKSFNLNYVLSEEERNEIEIDDLPGPLRRLFRNKDDINAAQALLRRVQGELRTNPGVNAFLALDIDIETDDVDAVTQSIEYAQCSNATAFVVPFLGHNFGVGEEAGSILENIADTHGERLIFMHEDDVTSAMIRSASVRWDLRVETYETEAELVAKLRRFAGGIMHRERRGELQHLD
- a CDS encoding winged helix-turn-helix domain-containing protein → MATDQTRPLGGEPPDDPEDLLPEESVLSLDEYLAMHAAVGHRTRYEILYRLVHSGEMSPKELEDEIEIDDSTLHYHLNELVDVGLVEKRQRTERGQDGLYTYYRATVFGEVTLTDGVDELIRGEQAFEEMYNSSTKE
- a CDS encoding AAA family ATPase, coding for MDHAEASQVCGEVLDEVERTVIGDRNFFETVLTAVLADGHALLEDVPGTGKTLTARTLSTALGLEFNRIQFTPDLLPADITGTHVFNEKDREFEFSEGPIFANVVLADEINRAPPKTQAALLEAMEEEQVTVDGETHELPSPFFVLATQNPVEQEGTFQLPEAQVDRFTVKTSMGYPDRDGELELINRRADRTAKAPVAEAMVDRETVVDFQAVPETVDVQQNVREYIVDLGRETRQDSRVDVGVSPRGVQRFFEASRARAVLSGRSFVAPDDVQAVVQPVLAHRLVLTGEAQVRDTEKSEIIEDVLDRVAVPEMDE